In Acidaminococcales bacterium, the genomic window TTTTATGTATAAAAGCCTGTGGAAACGGGTGCTTGACTTTTTTTTGGCCGGTACGGGGCTGGTTGTTTTGCTGCCTTTGTTTTTGCTTTTGGCTTTTTGCGTGAAATTCGACAGCGCGGGGCCGGTTTTTCTCAAACAAAAACGGTTGGGCAAAGACAAGAAAGTTTTCCGCATGTACAAATTCCGGACCATGCGCCCGGACGCGCCCGCTTACATACCGACCTATTGCCTGTTAGGGCCGGAGCGCTACATAACAAGGTTCGGCCGCTTTTTGCGCCGGTTCAGCCTTGACGAGCTGCCGCAGCTTTTTAACGTGGCAAGGGGAGAAATGAGCTTGATTGGGCCGCGGCCGGCCCTTTGGAATGAATACAGCCTGATTGCGGAACGCGACAAATACGGAGCGAACGGCATATTGCCGGGGCTGAGCGGCCTGGCGCAAGTGAGCGGCCGCGACGATTTGTCGGTAAAAGCCAAGGCCATGCTTGACGGTGAATATCTGCGCAATATTTCTTTTTGTCTCGATGCCAAGTGCTTTTTTAAGACTTTTGGGGTGGTCTTGTCCGCCCGCGGGGTAGTGGAAGGCGTAAGCGGCGGCAGGATCAATCCGGATCAAACCGGGGCAAGCCCGTCTTGACCCCGGACACAAAGCGCGGCGTTTGCGACGGGAGGGAAATAGCTTTATGAAAATAATTATTTTGGCGGGCGGCGGCGGCACGCGCTTGTTTCCGCTGTCCCGGAGCGAATATCCCAAGCAGTTTTTGAAAATTTTCCGTGATGCGTCCCTCTTGGCGCAAAGCATCGAAAGAGCCCTTGCCATCGCCAACCCGGAGGACATTGTCATCATAACGGGGGAGAAACACCAGTTTCACGTAAAGAACGAACTGTCTCTTTGCGGCGTGAAAGGCGCGCACGTGCTGGTGGAAAAAGCGGGGCGCAACACGGCGCCCGCCATCGCCCTGGCGGTAAACTTCTGCAAAAACAAGCTTTGTTGCCCTGACGGGGAGATTGTTCTGGTAACTCCTTCCGATCATCTCGTTGATCCATTGGAAAAGTTCGTTCACGGCGTTGGCGAAGGGATTTCCCTGGCGGCCGGCGGGGAAATAGTAGTTTTCGGAGTTAAGCCGGACAGTCCGGAAACCGGCTACGGATACGTCAAAGCGGGGGAGAGGCGCGGCAACGGTTGGAAGGTGGAACGGTTCAAGGAAAAGCCGGACGCGGAGGCTGCCCGGGAATATATAAACGCTGGCGGCTATTTTTGGAATTCCGGCATGGCCGCTTTCCGCTTGGACAGTTTCGCGCGGGAACTGGAAAAATGCTCGCCTGAGATATTTGCGTTTTTTCAACTGCCTTATGAGGAACTTTGGCAAAAGTTCGATCAAATGCCCAATATTTCCATAGACTATGCCCTGACGGAGATTTCCCGGGAAATCTCCATGATCGAGCTGGATTGCGCTTGGAGCGACGTCGGCTCTTGGGACTGCGTCTATGGCGTCATGGAAAAAGACGAAAACGCCAACGCGCTGAAAGGGGACGTTGTCGCCATAAATTGCGGCAATTCGTTGTTCGTTGGGCATAAAAGGCTGATTGCCGGGCTGGGGCTGGCGGATGTTTTGGTTGTGGACACGGACGACGTGCTCCTGGTCGCCAAGCGCGGCGAATCGCAGTTGGTAAAAAAACTGGTGGAAGATCTGAAAAAGGCCAAGAGGCCGGAAGTTGACAGCGCCAATACCGTTTACCGCCCATGGGGATATTTTGTTGTGCACGACAGCGGCAGCGCTTACAAAATAAAAACCATTGTCGTGCATCCGGGAGAAAGCCTCAGCCTGCAAATGCACTGGCACCGAAGCGAGCATTGGGTAGTGACGGGCGGCGCGGCCAGGGTGCTGATTGGCGAGCGGGAACAGACAGTATACAAAAACCAGAGCATATTCGTGCCTTGCGGCGTCAAGCACCGAATACACAATCCCGGCCTCATCCCTTTGGAGATCGTGGAAGTGCAAAGCGGCGAATACCTCGGCGAAGACGATATTGTAAGATTTGACGACGATTATGGGCGCTAAAGCGCAAACGGCAAGCAACAGATTATAAAAAGTGTTACCTTCCCTTTTTTATTCAAGCTGCAGACGCGGGGGTTTCCGCGTTCTTTTTTTTTCGGACAAGCGCCGCTTGTTCCGGCGCGCAATAAAAAGGCAGTAATTGAACGGATATTTTCCTTTTTATCAAGTAACATTTATCATGATATGTTACCTAAAGATCGCGGACAAAAGTAAGGGGACAAAAATGAGCGGGTTTGCCTGGCAAAAAGGGATCCTCAATATTGCGCAAGCGCTAAAACCGCTTTTGCGGGCGGCCTTTCCGGCCTCTTTGCTCAGGACGCTGAAAAGGCGGCTGGTTTTTTCCGTTTACGCGAAATTTGAGCAGGTAAAGATTCAGCCTTTCGACAGAGCGGCCTATCCCGACGGAGTGAATCTCATAGGCGACATTAAAGGCGAGACCGGCCTCGGCGAAAGCTGCCGGCTGCTGGCCGGGGCGCTGGCCGAATGTGCCTGGCCTGCGCTGGCGCATCATTACCGGCCGGCCGGCGCGCTCAAAAACAGCGATTGTTCATGGGACGGCAAAGCGCAGTACGCAATAAAGCACAATATCAATTTGCTGCATATTAACCCGCATGAGTTGCCGCTGGCTTTTTTAAAGCTGGGAGCGGATAAATGGCACAAACGCTACAATATAGCGTTCTGGCTTTGGGAAATGGCGGACTTTCCTGCGGAATGGCTTCCGGCTTTCCGGCTCCTCGATGAGATATGGACGCCGACGGAATTTGTCAGCGCAAGCATCCGCCAAAAGACCGCTTTGCCGGTCGTTACCATGCCTTATTATTTGCCGGCGCCGGAAACCGACGCCAAATACGGCCGCAAGCATTTCGGCCTGCCGGAAGGCAAGACGCTTTTTCTCCTGATGTTTGACAGCCTCAGCATTACGGCCAGGAAAAATCCGCTGGGGGGCATAGCGGCCTTTAAACAGGCTTTTGGGCGTAAGCGGCGGGACGTGGGCCTTGTTGTCAAGATAAACCATCCGCAGCCGACGGAACTTGCCCAGATAAAAAGTCTGCTGGCAGGTTATGGCAATGTTTATATTATCGCCGGCACCTTGCCCAAAATAGCGGTCAACAGCCTGATAAAATGTTCGGACGCGTTTGTTTCGCTGCACCGGTCGGAAGGCTTCGGCTTGGTCATGGCCGAGGC contains:
- a CDS encoding sugar transferase — translated: MYKSLWKRVLDFFLAGTGLVVLLPLFLLLAFCVKFDSAGPVFLKQKRLGKDKKVFRMYKFRTMRPDAPAYIPTYCLLGPERYITRFGRFLRRFSLDELPQLFNVARGEMSLIGPRPALWNEYSLIAERDKYGANGILPGLSGLAQVSGRDDLSVKAKAMLDGEYLRNISFCLDAKCFFKTFGVVLSARGVVEGVSGGRINPDQTGASPS
- a CDS encoding mannose-1-phosphate guanylyltransferase/mannose-6-phosphate isomerase; protein product: MKIIILAGGGGTRLFPLSRSEYPKQFLKIFRDASLLAQSIERALAIANPEDIVIITGEKHQFHVKNELSLCGVKGAHVLVEKAGRNTAPAIALAVNFCKNKLCCPDGEIVLVTPSDHLVDPLEKFVHGVGEGISLAAGGEIVVFGVKPDSPETGYGYVKAGERRGNGWKVERFKEKPDAEAAREYINAGGYFWNSGMAAFRLDSFARELEKCSPEIFAFFQLPYEELWQKFDQMPNISIDYALTEISREISMIELDCAWSDVGSWDCVYGVMEKDENANALKGDVVAINCGNSLFVGHKRLIAGLGLADVLVVDTDDVLLVAKRGESQLVKKLVEDLKKAKRPEVDSANTVYRPWGYFVVHDSGSAYKIKTIVVHPGESLSLQMHWHRSEHWVVTGGAARVLIGEREQTVYKNQSIFVPCGVKHRIHNPGLIPLEIVEVQSGEYLGEDDIVRFDDDYGR
- a CDS encoding glycosyltransferase produces the protein MSGFAWQKGILNIAQALKPLLRAAFPASLLRTLKRRLVFSVYAKFEQVKIQPFDRAAYPDGVNLIGDIKGETGLGESCRLLAGALAECAWPALAHHYRPAGALKNSDCSWDGKAQYAIKHNINLLHINPHELPLAFLKLGADKWHKRYNIAFWLWEMADFPAEWLPAFRLLDEIWTPTEFVSASIRQKTALPVVTMPYYLPAPETDAKYGRKHFGLPEGKTLFLLMFDSLSITARKNPLGGIAAFKQAFGRKRRDVGLVVKINHPQPTELAQIKSLLAGYGNVYIIAGTLPKIAVNSLIKCSDAFVSLHRSEGFGLVMAEAMLLKTPVVATNWSANTEFMDSDVACMVDFSLVKVGRDIWPYKKNDRWAEPDIGQAAAYMRKLHENENFRARIRQNAYAHIAAKFSRGGAAKAINNRIAEIYASRAPAGYGFGRPYGESPGGARQKRQRGQG